Within the Bacillus sp. FSL K6-3431 genome, the region CTTTAATATTTCAGGTCCTTCCGTATAATCCGGAGTAATAAAATCACTAATCACCTCATATGGACCGCTTAAATTGGATGATACAGCAAGCTTATTAGCAATTGGCTGAGAATGTTTTTTGGGTTCATAGACGGCGCTTTCGTCTTTTACAAACATATAATTTGTTCCATTCCATTGTTCGATACTGGCATCAATGGTTTGAAAACCAGGATCAAAAAATAACTTTGTTTCAGAAAAGATATCCCAGTTCGCTGTACGACAGAAATAATGTTTATTATGACTTATATCATCTCCGACACTGGACGCCCAATAGAGAATATAATTTTCTATTTCTGGGTCATAACTAAATTCCGGTGCCCATGAATTTTGAACCTGATTATAGTTAGCCATAACCTCTATCGCCTTTTCATCTTCCCATGTTATTAAGTCTTTTGACTTAGCATATCCTAAAAATTTCCCTTTTGGACGAATGGTAAAGACCATATGCCAGAATCCATCTTTTCCTTTGTTAATAAAAGGGTCACGTAATATTCCTTCTCCAATAGACGGTGACCAAACAGCATTATTTTGATTAAGATCATACCAATGTAACCCATCACGGCTATATGCATAATGAAGTTTCTCATTTTTATTCGTTTGCATAGGTCCAGATCTAAAATAGCCAATTAAATATGCTGGTGTTTCTTTAGACATAGTTTAATTCTCCTTTTTGTATGACTTAGGCAAAACTTTGTCTCGTTGGGATCGGTTTTTCTAATTCACCGTAGATATCCACTAACTTTTGAAACATCTTACATTTAATCTCTGCATAGTCCTTTTTGTTATACAAATTAACAAATTCATTTGGATCCTCCTCAAGATCGTAAAGTTCACCTTCACCCCGATCAAGATAATAATTTAGCTTATATCGATTTGTCACAAGTGTTTTTACATAAAAGCTAGGTTCTGCACGATTTTCCACTAAACACCAATCTCGTGTAGCTTGATCAGGTTGATACATCGTATTTAATTGACTAGTTCCCTGCATGGAAGGACATTTATCTATTCCGGCAGCCTCTAGAAATGTTGGTGCTAAATCCACTAAACTCATAAGCGAAGTTGTCCTTCTGCCTTCCGGAAGCTCGCCTTTCCAACGAACAAGAAACGGAACACGTAAAATATCATCATAGTGTATCGGCCCTTTCAGCCAAAAGCCATGATTACCAGCGTAATCACCGTGATCAGAAGTAAAAACAATTAATGTGTCTTCGGCCAAGCCTAACTCATCTAACCTATCTAAAATACGTCCAATATGGTGATCTATAAGGCTGATCATCCCATAATAAGATGCAAGCCATTTTCTGGCTCTATCGTAACCGAGCTTTTTATTCGTATGACCTAAACACTGAACTCCCCCCGTATTATGGCCCGGATCAGATGTAACATCAATATCAAGCTCATTCATCCGATCTTCTAATAAGCATTGATGAATAAGTGGCTTATCAGCCATTTCCCCCTCTTTTTCAATAAACGGAGGCATTTGATCGGGATCATACATACTATTCCATGGTTCTGGACATAAAAAGGCATTATGCGGATCTTGAAAACTACACCAAGCTAAAAACGGCTTATCTTCCTCTCTGTTTTCGATAAAATCCATCGTCTGATTTGCTGTCCAACGAGTGTAGTGATATTCCTCCGGTAAACCCCAAGAACCTTCGCGATGCCCACCACTAGGTCCAAAATACTTCGAAGGATCAATTCCCTGTTCGACTAACCACGTCCCATAATGCATACCATGGGAAGAGTCTTCATCGGAATGTCCGTGAACCATTGCAACTTTTTCAAATCCGTAGTATGGACCTTGCCACTCCTTCCAAAAGTCACGATCATGTATATGTGGCGGAGCTTCAAAACTACCTTCTTTTAGTACAGGCTTAAAATGGGCTTTTCCAAACAATCCTGTCGTATACCCATGTTCCGTCATTAAATGACCCATAGTTGTTCTGTTTTCATCTAATTCCACACCTATATTCCAGCATTTATGTCTCGATGGGTATTCCCCTGTAATAATAGAGGAACGACTTGGAGAACAAACCGGGCTTGCCACATATGCCCTCTCAAAAGCAACCCCTTCCTCCACCAATCGGTCCAAATTCGGAGTATGTATTGTTTCGTTTCCTAATCCATGAATGGTGTTCCAATGTTGTTGATCTGTTGAAATTAACAGAATGTTAGGCTGTTTTCTTTTTCCCACTTGCTAGACCTCCAGTTGTCACAATATAATAAGTATAAAAATAGACCTTGGTTTCTACCATAGCCAAGATCCATGAAATTCTAAATGTTATATTGTTAGATTAATGGATAACAATTTGTTAGATTCCTGAAGGGAGGAGTTATATTTGAAGGAATTTTCCCATGAACATGCAGAACATTGGTTTCATAACCCAACCCCTATCGAAAAGGCGGGTGGACTTTGGCCCATTAGGGCGGGGCAGAACAAAGCCAAGTCAAATTACAGGATGGGGCCGCGTATAATCACATATTACAGCCTACATTTTATATTGGCTGGCGAGGGATCATTCAGTCAAAATGAAACAATTAAAGAAATTCAGCAAGGAGATATATTTTGCTTACTTCCTAACCAAACACATCAATATTCATCTAATCCTGACCACCCACTTCGAATGTTCTGGTTGGCCTTTGATGGAAGACAAGCAAATCCACTTCTTAAACGGATTGGGATAACGAACTATTCCACTCATGTAAAAGGTATCCTGAGTGAGGAAATTACTGGAATTTTAAGTGAACTTGCTACACATTTTAAAAAGGACGATGAAGATGATGACTTATTTGGCTTGAGTATCATGTATAAACTATTTCACAGCCTTTCTGTTCAATCAAAACAAAAGGACCTTACACCTACACCCCCTAGAAATTGGCTTCAAAAAAGCCAGGAATATATGAATATGCACTTTGCGGAGAATGTTTCCGTAAAAGATGTAGCAAAATACGTTGGGATTCACCGCTCCTACTTTACCGATTCGTTTGTAAATGAGGTCGGAGTAACACCAGGTAAATATCTGTTATCCTTAAAAATGAACAGAGCATTAGAATTGATTTCAGAGAAAGCGCATACTATAACTGAAATAGCACTCTCGCTTGGTTATTCAGATCTTTACTCCTTTTCTCGGGCTTTTAAAAATTATTATGACGTTTCACCAAACCAATACCTTGCAAATAAATAAGTGTCCATAAATAAGGAGGGCCATAATCCTTTTGAAACTAATGGTATACCTAAGAACTCCCCATGCTAAAAATACCTGCACGGGGAGTTCTTAGATACTCCTTTTATTATTAATATATCCGCTGTTAGCTTTGCTTTTACTCGTAGTGACTCATATTAAAATTTTTGAACTTTTCAAGTTCGTCTGTGGTACATAATACAGAAGGATAACTAGCCATTCTGTTCATTTGTTCTTCAGAATTTACCGTCCAGGCAATAAGTGTAATATCATTCTCTTTGCATATTTGTACGTACTCTTCCGTTATAAATGATACCTCTACAGCCAAATATTTCGCACCTATTTCCTTCATATATGGAAAAACGGCAGGTGTCGCTCCACTTATTATCAAACCAATTTCAATATCTTTGGAGAGTTCTCGGAATCGACCTATGGCATAATGATCAAAACTACTAACATAAACTTGATCCATCATATCCACTTTTTCAATCAATTCTAAAACAGTTGCCTCCATTCCCGGATAAAGATATCCTTGTTGTTTTAATTCAATATTAACGGTCATTTTGCCTTTCATAAGCTGCAATGTTTCTTCCAATGTGGGAATAGTTTCTCCTCCTTGAACACGAAAGGATTTTAATTCATTCAATGTATAATCTTTAATTTGCCCCTGTTCTCCGGTCATCCGTTCAAGCTTAGCATCATGCATAATTACCGGAATACCATCTTTACTTAAATGGACATCAATTTCCAAAACCTTAAAACCTAGGTCATAAGCTGCTTGAAAGGAAGATAACGTGTTTTCTGGATATTTCACCGGATATCCTCGGTGTGCAATTCCTCTATATTTCATTTCTATCACTCTCTCTGTCATATTTTTAATACATTCTAAATCCAAGAAAATCATCGAATTGGTAATCAATGCCCTGCCCTTCGTTTCGATTAAAGAACTCTAGCTTTTTAGCTACAATCATCCTTTTATAGAACCGATCATAACCCCTTTAACAAAGTGCTTTTGTACAAATGGATACAAAACAATAACTGGCAAACTAGCAATTACAATAACCGCATACTTCATACTTTCAGCCAACATTACCTGATTCACCATCTCAAAGTCCATAACAGCATTTTCCATAGCAGACTGATTTTGAATGAGTATTTCCCTTAAAATAATTTGAAGGGGATATAAATGATCACGATCTAAATAAATTAAGGCGTCAAAATAGGAATTCCAGTGACCTACAGCGTAAAACAGAACCATCACGGCAATAATTGGCTTTGATAAAGGTAGAATAATCTTCAGAAACAGTTTAAAATCACCACAGCCATCTATTAAAGCCGCTTCTTGCAATTCCCAAGGAATACTGCTTTGGAAAAATGTTCGCATAACAATCACATTATAGGTTGCTATCGCATTTGGAATTACCATAGCCCAAATAGTGTCAATCATCTCCAGGTTTTGTACAATTAGGTAGGTCGGAATGATTCCTCCCTGAAAGAACATTGTAAAAACAATAATCAACATAAAGATGTTTCTTCCCGGCAAATCCTTTCTTGACAACGGATATGCAAGTAAAGTGGTTAATATTAGATTAATAAATGTTCCTAATACTGTATATACAACTGTGTTTTTATAGCTGTTCCAAATCCGTCCGTCCTGAAATACCTGTGCATAAGCATCGAATGTAAGCCCTTTCGGATATAACCACACCTCTCCATTGAGGATCATATTGGGATCACTTAACGATGCACTTACAACAAAAATGAGTGGATACAAAACAATGACAATAATCATAATCGCAATGGTGTAAATGACAATATTAAAAACCTTGTCTTCGGAGAATTTCTGGTTAATCTTTGTAATCATACTCACCCCCACTATATCTTTCTTACCATAAGCTCGTCTCAGCTTTTTTCTTTCCTAGCTGATTAATCAATATCAACAATATAAAATTAATCACAGCATTAAATAGGCCAATCGCAGTTGTATAACTGTAGTCACCATCTAAAATACCCTTTCGATAGGTAAAGGTTGCAATAACATCGCTGGAAGACATATTCAAATCATTTTGCATCAATAATATTTTTTGAAAGCCAATGTCCATAAAATGACCAATATCCAAAATCAAAAGAATGATAATTGTAGGTAAAATAGCTGGAATTGAAACATGTATAACCCTTTGCAAACGGCTGGCACCATCAACTCTAGCTGCTTCGTACAATTGTGGGTCCACACCGCTCAATGCAGCAATATAAATAATGGACTGCCATCCCATATCGGTCCATATGTTTGAACTGATAAAAAGAAATTTAAACCATTCAGGTTTTTGCATGAACGGTACCGGGTCAATACCTAAATGACTTAGCGCAATATTAACAATCCCATTCTCTGGATCCAAAAATAGGCTTAACATCCCTACAACCACTACTACTGAAATAAAATGAGGAATGTAGGTGATATTTTGAAGCGTTTTTTTAAATTTGTTCATTCTAATTTCATTGACTAACAAAGCTAATAGAATTGGGATTGGAAAGCCAATAATCAAGGAAAACATTTGGATTGTAACTGTATTTTTTATTAGTCTCCAAAAATAATAGGAAGAAAAAAACCGCTTAAAGTGCTCGAGCCCAACCCATTCGCTCCCCCAAAATCCACTTATGGGTAAATATTCTTTAAACGCAATCTGCAGTCCATACATGGGGCCGTACGTAAAAATAACATACCAAGCCATGGGTAATAAAAGCATTAAATATAATTCATATCGCTTCAAAATTTGCTTCCAAAGCTTCTTTTTTGGATTCAGAACTGGAACCGTCTTTTTTGATTTTCGATGAGCAAGTTCAGGTTTAAGGTTCATTCGCTCGCCTCCATATAAATAAGGGGGGAGCAAATCTACTGATTTGCCCAGTCCCTTAATGTTTATTTAAATTGTTTATCATATGCTTCCTGATAAATTTCTTCAAGTTTGTCTAGGCCTATATCATTTACCGTTGATACATATTGATCCCAGGAATCAAAACTAAGGTCCCCTGTGATGAATTTTGCCCTACTTTCATTGGTATACGTGTCAAGATCATCTCGTATGTCATATATCTCTTTCGACACATCCTCTTCAAACATTGGTGCTGGATACACACTCTCCAAAACATACGGCTCCATCTTTGAAGCGGCTTCAGCATCTACCGGCGTATTTACCGCTCCTGCAGTTTTGAGCGTTGAATATTGTGGCGTACCACCTCCTGGTCCTGGAAATGCAGAGCCAGTGCCTTTGGGCAAATTACGAATTTCGTCTGTATACCCTGGTACACCGTCTTCATCATATTCAAATGTCTTTCCTTCCTCGCCATATGCGAAAAACATGGATCCCTCATCCCCGTCGTAAAGGTAATCTAACCAGCGAATAGACGCTTCCGGATGTTCATTTGAAGCAGAAATTGCAAATGCTCCTGTATCGCGAGCAATGGGACTAGAAATATATCCTTGATCCCCATCTGGGCCTTTAACAGGCGCTATCCCTTTATATTGATCAGCAACCTGCGGAAAAGCGTCAGCTGCTTGATTGGTAAACAAGCCAAGTTCACCTGATTGCATCTGGGCAATGTATTCAGCATATTCTTGGTCCATAACTTTATGGCCAATTAAACCTTCTTCATAGAGTTTGTTCAAATACATTAACAATTGTTTATACTTATCATCCTTTAACCAAATATGAACCTTGTCATTGTCAATATTGATACTATAGCCCATTTGCCGATATAGTCCCCATGACCCGCTAAGCGCATTAACAAGGTCTTGTACACTACTCGTTAGAAATGGTGTCCGATCGGGATACTTATCCTTAAACGCTTTTAGCAAGTTATATAGATCATCCGTTGTTTCAGGTTCATCCATATTGGCATCTTCAAGCATCTTCTTATTCATCCATAACTTATTAGTTCTTTGTACCAAAGGTTCAATAACACTTGACATTCCATAAATGTGACCATCCGGTGAGGTTACCCCTTTTTCCACCTCCGGATACTTATCAAAAATGGATTGAATGTTTGGTGCATACTTGTTAATTAATCCTTCCAATGGAACTAACGCTCCACTACTGCCATATTTCATTAAATTGTCATTGGAAATATACGCCTTATAAAATATGTCTGGCAGATCCTTTTTACCGAATACTAAATTTTTCTTCTCATCAAATCCCTCATTCGGTACATCACTATATTCAAACTTGATATTGGTCTTTTTTTCATACTCCTGAAACATAAACATTTCTTTATATGGCCCATTTGCGGCAGATCTGGCTGCAAACATTGTTAATGTAATAGGCTCATCGACAATTGGTAAACCTTCCTCATTAAAATCAGTTGGCGGGTCTTCCTTCGCAGGATCGGCCTGATTTGAACTTCCTTTTGAACTACAACCTGAAAAGACTACACATGCTGATACAATCAATAGTAGGAATAAAACACTTTTCTTCAAAACCGATTCCCCCTTTATTTATTTCATTACAATAGAACTCATTCACGAAAAGGCTTTCAATAGAAATTTGTTTCCTTTATCAAGACACAGAAATCACCTTTTTAAGATAAACCCTCCCTCCTGGATTCGTCCTTTTTGTTGTCTTTTCAAGAAAAAATCCTTGATCCACCACCTTTGCGTTCATGATAGTGCTTTCATAGTGAATGGCGAAAAAAAACATTCTTTAGTATCAGTAGGCTTCCTCCCGTGGTCTTTAATCACCTCCTCAACGGTCCGAAGAACACCCACAGGATGCCCTCGGGAAGGACAGATTTCTTCGATACTCCTTTTATTTGCCTTCCCATTTCTCGATAAGCAAGTTCGTCGCTACCGTCAGAATCCCGTACAGCTCTTTAGAGATCAGCTCATTTTCTAGCTGATAATCAAGTAATTGCTTGAAACTTTCCATATGTTTGCTTACTTTCCCAGCTGCACCTTTTTTCTCAAATTGACCTACTGCTGTTAAATGGATCTTAAGAGATTGATATTCCTTTTCAGATAAATCCTTCTGACGCTCCTTAAGGATTGACAACATATCATTTGTACTTGGCTCAAGTGGCATCACAAAAATATTATCGTATTTTGTATCACTGAAAAAACTTCGGACACCAACCTTACCATGTATAAACGCGGTAGGACTATGATCATCATAATCAATTTTTGGCTTGTCCATGTCCCCGACATAAATCTTTATATTTGTTCCTTTCACAACCACTTTAATATGTTGCCATTCATCTATTGGATCATCTAATTTTGCTCCGGCCAGGTAACTCCAATCGTAGTTAAACTTGCCGAGATGAACTCCGTCCTCATTGACATATGCCGTATACCCTTGCAACATGTCGCCATTATTGTGGTTCAGTTCTTTTCCATGGGCGGGGTTATTTACCCTGAATAGGATACCGCCATCCCCTTTTCCATCCACAACCTGGACATCTGCTTCAATGATATAATTATGCCAAGCACTATCGCCGGTCACTGACTTTCCAAATGTTCCGGCCCCAGAACGATAGAATCCTTCTTGGTCCATTTCTTGATACTGATCTTGTTTAATAAAACTGAAATGATGAAAATCAAAATCACCCTTCACCGTTTCTACTTTGATCGTATGTTTTCCGCTAGGTAATGAAATGTTTTCTTTTATCACGCTAGACCAATTATCCAACTCACCTGTTTGCGGAATGTCAATCACTCCCGTGAGATCTATTTCATCATCTAACCACAATCTCACTTGACTACCTTGTATATTAGTCGCAACACTCATATCCAATACGTATTTACCACCGGTGGCAATATCAACATTGTATTTATACCATTCACCTGGTTGATTCCATCCAATGTTAAACGTACCATCAGGATGGTTGCGAATATCAACGCCATCATAACGATATTTACGCCCGATATTTCCCGCGGTTTTATCATGATATGCGATACCTTCGCCACCAAGCATGTAATCTACTGCCATAACTTTCCCCGGCAAGAGGTGAACACTATCAAATGTATGGAAAATCATTTTTGCAAAAGATAATGCACCATCGATCACTTCAATTTTTAGAGTATGTTTTCCTTGCGGTAAGCCTAAATCGGATATGGAAATATTTTCCCAATTCTTACTTCCATCTGTAACCGGAATATTAACAACTCCTGTTAAATCTGTCCCATCATTTAATGATATTCTTATTTTTGTATTTTCATAAGAATTGTTGGCAATGAAATCAAGTCCATATTTTCTCGATTCGGATATATTTACATTATATTTTATCCATTCTCCTTTTTCTAAACTGGTGATGGCGTACCCACCTTCTGGATCAAGTTTAATATCTACTCCATCTTTTCTAAATTCCTCATCGGTATTTGAATCAGTGTGAACATGATAAGCGGTACCTTCACCACCGAGATTATAATCTTCTGCTTCAATTGTTCCAGGGATTGTTTTGTGTATATCAAAGGATCTGAAATGAAATTTAGAGATATCAAATTCCCCTTTCACAATTTCAATCTTTAACGTATGTTCTCCTTTTGGTAATTGTATACTTTCGACTATTAGCCTCTGCCAATTATTCCAATCATCCGTCGTGGGAACATCAACTATACCTGTTAAATCGATGTCATCATCCAACCAAAATCGTACTTTTGCATCTTGGAAAGTCGTGCCGTATTCCATTTCCAGATTGTAGATTCCTTCCTCTTTAATATCAACATTATACTTTAACCATTCCCCGGTTTGATTCCATCCGACCGCTGTCCCGCCCCCTGGCTTATCGCGAATATCAACAGCATCATCTCGTAACACACCCCCGATATTTTTTGGAGTAGTATCATGATAGGCAACACCTTCTCCACCAGTGATGTAATAGGCTGCTTCGATGTCTCCAGGGATCGGTTTATATCCATCAAATACACTTTCGGAGTCAAGATTTGTATCTACCTTCCAAATTCCTTCATATCGATCCCATTTAGAGTCAGAACCATCATTAAAATCTTCAAAAAGAAGCGGTACATCTTTATACTTACTCACTTCAAAACTAGCGAAAGATAATGAGCCTTGAACGACCTCTACTTTCATTTTGTGTTTTCCTTTTGGCAAAGAGACATTATCTATAATAAAGTTTTGCCATTGACCATCAGTATTTGGAACATCGACGATACCAGTAAAATCAGTCTTGCCATCAGCCCATAATCGCACTTTTGCTCCATTTTTTCCTGTAGCCACTCTTAAGTTAATACTATATTTACCTTTCTCTTTTGTATTGACGTTATATTGAAGCCATTCTTTTTTCGCTAGCTGGACACTATACCCACCTTCAGGATTTGGCTGGATATCAACTTCGTCCTTCCGATACGTATGATTCAATTCACCATCGGAAATGTGATAGCCGATACCATCCCCTCCTGAGTTATAATGAACAGCTTCTATTTTACCTGGCAAAGGTTTGTGGAAATCAAATACATTACTTCCATTTACTTTATTGCTTGTTGCGATATAACCAAAAGAGGCATGTACATCGCTTGTCGTGTATCCAATCTTCCCACCATTTAAAGAATCAACATCCCTTGTTTGCTTTTGCATTCCATCTACAAAAATAGTAAACTTGGAATCTGCCTTTTCAACTCTGATTTGATGTAACTGTTTATAATCAAAATCAGCAGGAAGTGCCGATTTCTCCCATTCTTGTTTCACACCATCAACAACGAAATTTGTTTCTAGTTGATTTTCATTTGAACTTAAAACAGCTATTCCATAGTTGTCCTCATCTTGATAGGAAAATACCGCTCCATAATAGGGGTTAGCACTTTCGTTCTTATTCATTAAAGTCATATTAAATTCAGCTGTATAATTTGATTCTGTCTCGTAAGTGGTGACTAGGCGATGCCATGTAGTGTCATTTATTGACTTTTGCTCTAGGCCATGATCATCAATCGACCAAGTACCACCATTAACCTTTGACCATTTAGTACCAATATCATTTTGTTTAAAACGATCACTAAAGTCCGGTAAACTTGGATTTTGTTGTTCAAATGTGGTCGGGCCTAGCACCGTCATTTTATCCCCATTCCATGCGATCCGATCCATATTAATATAGCGACCAGGATTAGCATGACTATGATACACAATAAACTCAGAATCTAAATCTGGGCCTCTTATAATGGCATTATGTCCTAATCCGACATTTTCGCCCTCCGTATTAAGAAGAATTGGATTTTGCAATGGCTTCTCTTTAAAGTTTTTCGTTGGGGAATCACTTGTCGCATAGTTAATGCGATATGCTTTGCTCCAAACATGATTACCCACATAGGTCATATAATATTGTCCATGTCTTTTAAATACCGATGCAGCTTCAGTCCATCCGTCCATTTCCGCTCCTGTGTTTATGGCTGGACCAAATGTATAAGGATCTTCCATTTTGTAAGCACTAATGTTGTTAGCCCCCGTACCATAAAAATACCACTGTCCATCGTCATCAATAAAGACGTGACCATCAATTCCCATTCCCAAGTTATCTGTTTGTTTTACAAAAGGGCCTAAAGGACTTGAACTTTTATAGACATAATGTCCATTTCCACCTGGCGATGTATACATATAAAAGGCCCCATTCCAATACGTCACTTCAGGAGCATAAGCTGCTTTCGTGCTTGGTTCCTCAGTGACAAGCCCAGCATAATCCCAATTAATTAGATCTTCCGACGTCCAAGCCTTTACTTTACGCCGCTTTTATCGTCGACAGTACTTACATAAAGGTAATAGGTTCCATTATGCTTTAAAATATGAGGATCACCTTCCCCGTAGAAATCCCCTTTATCCCATTCCCATGAATCTGATAGATCAAATGGGTTACTGTAAGCAAATGAAATACTTGGGAATATTAATAATCCGCCCATTATGAAGAGTATACGTAAGAACCACATTATGAACATGACCTCCTTTTATTATAATTTTGAACTTTTTCAATATGAAACTATCTTTGTAAATATTATAGAAGTAATATGAGGTTCTACTAATACTAATAATAGTCACCCCCTATCCCCCTCTTGATACCGCTTATAGATAAAGGCATTTTAGCTTAATTTTCTTTTGTAATAGAAAAGATATACTAATGCTATTCTACTGAATAGATTATTTACTCAGTACCCTTCGAGGATACACAACCGTTCTCCCGATTCATTCTTCCCAGACCTTTTTTAATTTTGCGACTAGTACCGGATGCCGTTCTCATAAGTTATGCATTTTGGTTTATCTCATAAGGAAAGGAGATGATAGGCATTTTTTTACTCTATAAGGTCTTGCCAAATCTAAGCACGCAAAAGTTCAATTATCAGGAACGTATCATCATACCTTTTATTTATTTTTGACTATCTATTTTTTGAAGTAACTGCCCCCATGTCGATACAGACGGTGTTTGATCGCCGTAATAAATTGGATTTGTGAAGGCTAACAATTGACCATCCGCCGACCTCACATCAACTCGCAGCCAACGATACCCTTTACTTTTCCAATTAAATGTATAACTGGAGGTGGCTCCTTGTTCTTCCAATACGACTTCACCATTTTCAATCCAACAAATGGAAATATTTTCATCACAATTTTCAAGGGTCACTGCACACTTCCCACTATAATCATTTAGTTCTAGTGCAGTCGTTAATTCCTCACCCATGTTAAATGTTTGATTGCCTATAGAAGCATTCAAATGGATAAATGGCCCTCTCGACACAAATACCTTTCCTTGTTTAACAGCCTTTAAAATAGCGGAGGCAGACAAGTTTTGTGCACGGACATGCGTTGCAGGGTCACCGATCAAAGACGGCTGACCATCGTCATTATAGCTTTCATGCGGGAGAAGATGAGAATCGGAACCACCGATTCCGGTTATATGATACCCTTCATTCCAAGTGTTCGACCAAAAGTTCAAAGCATGTTCAGTTGCGATTAGATTGTCTTTAAACGTCGGATCATTCCAAATTTCGATACTGTCGATCATAGAGAGGGGGATATCAGTGTACTGCCAAGCCCACGGCGGTAAAAACGGGTGGTTAACGGAGCATAGCGCATCGGTGTTCTTCATTTCTTGGAAGAGCTGCTTAGTCCCTGCCTCGGTTTGCAAACCGCCATCAGGCAATGATGTCCTTATATCTGGCCACTGCCGCACCCCCAGTAAATTCCAGTGCCCCTTCGTGGATGTCACTTCTACACCAGGAATGATCAATAATCTTTCGTCTGTCCACGACGTATGAACAATATTGTGTTCAGTCGCTACGAAGAAGTCTAAATTTTGCTTCTGTGCACTTTCGATATTACCGCTGCGTGTCATTTTCCCATCGGAAAAAA harbors:
- a CDS encoding carbohydrate-binding protein, which produces MNWDYAGLVTEEPSTKAAYAPEVTYWNGAFYMYTSPGGNGHYVYKSSSPLGPFVKQTDNLGMGIDGHVFIDDDGQWYFYGTGANNISAYKMEDPYTFGPAINTGAEMDGWTEAASVFKRHGQYYMTYVGNHVWSKAYRINYATSDSPTKNFKEKPLQNPILLNTEGENVGLGHNAIIRGPDLDSEFIVYHSHANPGRYINMDRIAWNGDKMTVLGPTTFEQQNPSLPDFSDRFKQNDIGTKWSKVNGGTWSIDDHGLEQKSINDTTWHRLVTTYETESNYTAEFNMTLMNKNESANPYYGAVFSYQDEDNYGIAVLSSNENQLETNFVVDGVKQEWEKSALPADFDYKQLHQIRVEKADSKFTIFVDGMQKQTRDVDSLNGGKIGYTTSDVHASFGYIATSNKVNGSNVFDFHKPLPGKIEAVHYNSGGDGIGYHISDGELNHTYRKDEVDIQPNPEGGYSVQLAKKEWLQYNVNTKEKGKYSINLRVATGKNGAKVRLWADGKTDFTGIVDVPNTDGQWQNFIIDNVSLPKGKHKMKVEVVQGSLSFASFEVSKYKDVPLLFEDFNDGSDSKWDRYEGIWKVDTNLDSESVFDGYKPIPGDIEAAYYITGGEGVAYHDTTPKNIGGVLRDDAVDIRDKPGGGTAVGWNQTGEWLKYNVDIKEEGIYNLEMEYGTTFQDAKVRFWLDDDIDLTGIVDVPTTDDWNNWQRLIVESIQLPKGEHTLKIEIVKGEFDISKFHFRSFDIHKTIPGTIEAEDYNLGGEGTAYHVHTDSNTDEEFRKDGVDIKLDPEGGYAITSLEKGEWIKYNVNISESRKYGLDFIANNSYENTKIRISLNDGTDLTGVVNIPVTDGSKNWENISISDLGLPQGKHTLKIEVIDGALSFAKMIFHTFDSVHLLPGKVMAVDYMLGGEGIAYHDKTAGNIGRKYRYDGVDIRNHPDGTFNIGWNQPGEWYKYNVDIATGGKYVLDMSVATNIQGSQVRLWLDDEIDLTGVIDIPQTGELDNWSSVIKENISLPSGKHTIKVETVKGDFDFHHFSFIKQDQYQEMDQEGFYRSGAGTFGKSVTGDSAWHNYIIEADVQVVDGKGDGGILFRVNNPAHGKELNHNNGDMLQGYTAYVNEDGVHLGKFNYDWSYLAGAKLDDPIDEWQHIKVVVKGTNIKIYVGDMDKPKIDYDDHSPTAFIHGKVGVRSFFSDTKYDNIFVMPLEPSTNDMLSILKERQKDLSEKEYQSLKIHLTAVGQFEKKGAAGKVSKHMESFKQLLDYQLENELISKELYGILTVATNLLIEKWEGK
- a CDS encoding CehA/McbA family metallohydrolase codes for the protein MTNRINFKQKIDKGSKLPFFSYRFILPDESDWIIFTFDTIHNVWLQFLVFDTHGTLRVQYLRGNSLNKILLHKEPEKSSALTIPGELTGGEWVIQAFTAHGSNDDRHQIESNVSYEIVVESGKGDVIDQGNFHPLGNTHWVLPQQGEGFFINGYDWDEMKEPGEKWYRGDFHTHTIFSDGKMTRSGNIESAQKQNLDFFVATEHNIVHTSWTDERLLIIPGVEVTSTKGHWNLLGVRQWPDIRTSLPDGGLQTEAGTKQLFQEMKNTDALCSVNHPFLPPWAWQYTDIPLSMIDSIEIWNDPTFKDNLIATEHALNFWSNTWNEGYHITGIGGSDSHLLPHESYNDDGQPSLIGDPATHVRAQNLSASAILKAVKQGKVFVSRGPFIHLNASIGNQTFNMGEELTTALELNDYSGKCAVTLENCDENISICWIENGEVVLEEQGATSSYTFNWKSKGYRWLRVDVRSADGQLLAFTNPIYYGDQTPSVSTWGQLLQKIDSQK